The following coding sequences are from one Ammospiza nelsoni isolate bAmmNel1 chromosome 5, bAmmNel1.pri, whole genome shotgun sequence window:
- the CKAP4 gene encoding cytoskeleton-associated protein 4: protein MEKITFSPHLSLSHSGACCGYSSQNHKQLKQQLHKAEFRCVLPKLRGGPKTGRRTGLGWGTPGAGGYGDGKRSERSLRSTPARERVCHREAGPALPLRPARRFPVPLLPWGWGWALYATSASRQGRSPSPCAWRLPGAGRGAWRGPGRRLRLPSILPPSLLRPLPLLLLCVRRRRRSAMSAAKHRGSKGVSPPAANEKSVQLGAGEEPPAKKPAAAGHGRGGRAGGGGRSGAGPRRGWVMLLGAVVVLGAALPAGWYVLQLQEEVGRSAREVEASGRQRQELAATLDTVVQKVRSLQTTFGEFESMMKIVQQKQEVSEKSVKQGESEINRISEVLEKLQNEILKDLSDGIHMVKDARERDFTSLENTVEERLTELTKSINDNIAVFTEVQQRSQDEINNMKAKVGSLEQADVYKHEIKVLKDAFDEMQASMKIKEKDIETLKSTIDSMESDVYTEVKELVNLKQQHEKFKEAADTEHLSLKALQEKVLRAEDSIRQLPSDIKRLDEDLLQVKANLNKWEDNELFRKALETFGKNSEGLESRLRHIEDSLESLASVAAQNSEKLESFLSKEAEYENKLSALEQSITTLQGLSNTDVTSVTDVLKNLGEAQTSLYNDMEDLKRSISDLPSSGALQDVQKQISTLLDQGNLQADQTHSQGYLEKFSSMEGSVDELRSSVSQVDSDLKMLRTAVDSLVAYSVKIEKNENSLESVKSSVDDLRNDLERLFVKVEKIHENI from the exons ATGGAGAAAATAACTTTCTCTCCACACCTTTCTCTCAGTCATTCCGGAGCTTGCTGCGGGTATTCCAGCCAAAATCACAAGCAATTAAAGCAGCAGTTGCATAAGGCAGAATTCCGCTGCGTTCTACCAAAACTACGAGGGGGGCCAAAAACTGGCAGAAGGACCGGTCTGGGTTGGGGGACGCCCGGCGCGGGGGGCTACGGGGATGGAAAGCGCTCCGAGCGCTCCCTCCGCTCCACACCGGCTCGGGAGAGGGTCTGTCATCGCGAGGCTGGGCCGGCGCTTCCTCTCCGCCCCGCCCGTCGCTTCCCGGTCCCATTgctcccctggggatggggctgggcccTATACGCCACGTCTGCCTCCCGGCAGGGACGGAGCCCATCCCCGTGTGCGTGGCGGCTccccggggcggggcggggagcCTGGCGCGGCCCGGGCCGGCGCCTCCGCCTtccctccatcctccctccctctctccttcgCCCACTCccgctcctcctgctctgcGTACGACGGCGGCGGCGTTCCGCTATGTCGGCCGCCAAGCACCGGGGCTCTAAGGGGGTCAGCCCGCCCGCCGCTAACGAGAAGAGCGTGCAGCTCGGCGCCGGCGAGGAGCCGCCAGCGAAGaagccggcggcggcggggcacGGCCGGGGCGGCAGGGCCGGCGGCGGGGGCCGCTCTGGTGCCGGCCCCCGCCGCGGCTGGGTGATGCTGCTGGGTGCCGTGGTGGTGCTGGGCGCCGCGCTGCCCGCCGGCTGGTACGTGCTGCAACTGCAGGAGGAGGTCGGGCGGAGCGCCCGGGAGGTTGAGGCCTCCGGCCGGCAGCGGCAGGAGCTGGCCGCCACCCTGGACACCGTGGTGCAGAAG GTACGTTCTCTTCAAACTACATTTGGAGAATTTGAATCCATGATGAAAATTGTTCAGCAGAAGCAGGAGGTGAGCGAGAAGTCTGTTAAACAAGGGGAGAGTGAAATAAACCGGATCAGTGAAGTGCTTGAGAAGCTGCAGAATGAAATTTTGAAAGACTTGTCTGATGGCATTCACATGGTGAAAGATGCAAGGGAACGAGACTTCACATCTCTGGAAAACACAGTGGAAGAGAGACTAACAGAGCTGACCAAGTCTATAAATGATAACATTGCTGTATTCACTGAAGTCCAGCAACGGAGCCAAGATGAAATCAACAATATGAAAGCAAAGGTTGGTTCACTAGAACAGGCAGATGTGTATAAACATGAAATTAAGGTGCTAAAAGATGCTTTTGATGAGATGCAAGCatccatgaaaataaaagaaaaggacaTAGAGACCTTGAAGAGTACAATAGACTCCATGGAGTCTGATGTGTACACTGAAGTGAAAGAGTTAGTCAACCTCAAACAGCAACATGAGAAGTTCAAAGAGGCTGCGGACACTGAACACCTTTCATTAAAAGCTTTACAAGAGAAAGTTCTGAGAGCTGAGGATTCTATTAGGCAGCTCCCTAGTGACATTAAAAGACTTGATGAAGATTTACTACAAGTTAAAGCCAACCTCAACAAATGGGAAGATAATGAACTCTTCAGAAAAGCATTAGAAACTTTTGGGAAGAACAGTGAAGGACTGGAGTCTCGATTGAGGCACATAGAAGACAGCCTAGAGTCTCTAGCATCTGTTGCTGCTCAAAACAGTGAAAAGTTGGAATCTTTCCTTTCTAAGGAGGCAGAGTATGAGAATAAGCTCAGTGCCCTAGAACAAAGCATTACCACTCTTCAGGGACTCTCAAATACAGATGTAACTTCAGTCACAGATGTTCTGAAAAATCTTGGTGAGGCACAGACTTCACTGTACAACGACATGGAAGACTTAAAGAGAAGCATCAGTGACTTGCCATCCTCTGGTGCTCTCCAGGATGTCCAGAAGCAAATTAGTACTTTGTTGGATCAAGGAAATCTTCAGGCAGATCAAACACATTCTCAAGGTTACcttgaaaagttttcttctatgGAAGGCTCTGTAGATGAACTGAGATCTTCTGTTAGCCAGGTCGATTCTGATTTGAAAATGCTAAGAACTGCAGTGGATAGTTTAGTCGCCTATTCAGTGAAAATTGAAAAGAATGAGAACAGCTTGGAGTCTGTGAAGAGCTCAGTAGATGACCTGAGGAATGATCTGGAAAGGTTGTTTGTGAAAGTagaaaaaatacatgaaaatatttag